In Oryzias melastigma strain HK-1 linkage group LG6, ASM292280v2, whole genome shotgun sequence, the DNA window TTCCATCCCAGGCAATCCGGTACGACAATCACGCCTTCAACACAAAGTACTGCCTGTGTCAGATGCTGAGAGACAAGGTGGAGTCACCTCTGGGGAAGCAGGTTCAGGCGGCGCAGACCAACGCGGAAATCAGGTGTGGAGTGGGATGGTCAGACATGGCAGTGGGGGCACCCGGAAGGTGTTTGGTCACGTTACGGTTCTTTGACAGTGAGGCGTTGGGGCTGCAGGAGTTCTATCGGCAGACTGAGGAGAAGCTGCAGACGAGGAGGGAGGCCGTCCAGAGCAGCAGCCCGCCCAGCAGTCCTGTGGTGGACGGAGACGTCGTCACCATGGCCGTCAAATTTGAGCGGTCAGTCTGTAGcaaaattaaagacatttatctggcatttctaaaatgtttatacTTTAATGCTGCGTTCATACTGAACGTAATTAGCGTTTCAAATTCATACTTCTTTTATTGCGTGTCAAATTCACTGCTAGACACTTGtccaaaaacatcttcataggCCTGACGCTCtagctgcatgtgggaggagctactatCAAAAGTTTTCATCACTACGTGGAAGCATTGActgggtattttttttacatggaagACACGGATAATATTGACAGATCAGGTTGATATTTTttaagagttctacaaaagcatcagtaatcacgtctccatgtttgggttcatgagatcattcagagactctcccagtatggtgagcttcaccatctgCTTCAGGACGAACGCTTTCTGGAAAATGGATCCTGTGGTCAGGGACAAAAAATGttctacaaaaaaagtcaaagtgttGGTCAATATTGAGTTAACACATGAAGAGCTCAATGAGACAAGTCAACGAAGCAATAAGTACAAGATGGCTGAAAACAGCCCCTCAGCTTGTTGTCTGTGTGTGCTTGTGGATCCAGGAGAGAGTATCCGCCTCAGATCACACCAAAGATGGTTCTGCTGGAGTGGAGCCGCAAGCAGAGGATGGAGCAGCCGCTGTATGAAACGGTAAGAGCCCCGCCAAAAGATTTCAAGGAAGAATTTGCTGAATATGACAAGATTTATGTCACAGATAAACAAAACAATCGTGTAAACTCTCATAGGAGGAGGATTCTAACACTTACGAGAAGACATGCTAACTTTGCCAAGTTACAAGTTTCTCTTTCAGGTTGAAGTATATCAATGAAGTTGATATTATCTTCAAGATGAATCATGGTAAATTGACTTAGAGCCTTTTTCCCAAAGTATAATTAAAGCCTCAGGTGGTGTTGTGTGTCTGCTcaaatttaaattagtttaaactTGTAGCTGTTACTTACTATTGGgccatgtccaaattccttccttacgcactatatagtgcgttcgctaTTTTGTAGTACTGTCCAAATCTACAGTTCCAAAAGCCAGTGCACTAGAAACTTCCCGGAAGTCTTTGCGtgaaactagcgtgcatcaaatGCTCAccacattagcgaatatagaccacaatgcaaattttttagaaaaaattgtgttcaaatgtatttttctttttataaaccatccactcttttatcatcagaacccagtggagtcacaaataatgtttagaaatgtttatattgattagattttcactttgtgagaTCGGTGACGTCTTATAAAGACAAAACAGTtgtgagcatcgtgtctgaattccttTTAGAATTCTGGACACTGTATAGTCTCgcactatatatatttttttgtagttgggGATTAGGACGGGAATTTGGACATGGAgagggtgtttttattttttatattcaagaTGGCAGTCTCTTgcccaaggtcaaaggttaacAAAACGTTTGTAGTAGAGTTAACTCTTTGCTGGGGTGTTGCTCAAAGGCAcagtattgtaaaaaaaaaaataatctgcttcTGTCAGACAGAATTATAAAAACAGCTTAACTTTAACAATATTGgggctccagtgtttatgttctttgatttacagtatttttttaaattaacacgACTCTGTTTGcaaagcttttctccttcagaatctgttgaaaTTACGTTAgttgtgttaacagttaaaaagttgcagtatgttcaagattttgtgtttgagcgtCATCgacaacgcctcaggtgttaaagggtaaaagGGCGACCATGTTTGCACAAATGTAGGGGCGACTGTAGACATTAAACGAAAGAGCATGTGTTGCACGAGACAAAGATCAGCAGGAAGCTGCatcaaaatgtcagaaactgcACTGGTCCATATAAAACCTTCTGTTGATTAGTGGGTCATGCCTCAACATGTTGGCCAAGTGGGGGTGTGTTTATCAGGGAGAACCCACGGACATGCCACAGCAACAATGATTGGGGGTAAAAACCACATTTCCCTAACTCTACAGATTCAGGAAAGACTTTACTCTTATTTTCAGTTAAGGATAACGGCTATAAACTATTTACTTGATGGATGTCAGCAATAATATGAAGTGATCCATTCCAAGATCAGTAAGGTAAAGCTTAGAGCTCAGGGTTTAGAGAAAAAGTCAAGACATTGACAGAGCTGATCCTCTCCTCAAATGGAGGGTCCTGTAGACAGGTGAGCCCCGAGGGCCGGATGGTTGCAGAGTGTTGCTCAATGTTGGAACCTGATCAGTTTCACGGTGGTGCCTGACTGAGTTCAGGGGATCTGCCAGGAGGATCCGCTCAGCCAGCCTGTTCCAGGTGAGTGTGACAGGTCGGTGCCTGCGTGCAGTCAGACCTGTTCTTCAAGTGTGCGATAAGCGTGATAACCAACGATAACCAAAGCGAGAACAAAGCATGTGAGCCAGTAGTGCAGCTGAGTTTGTGTTGCgatcagtgtgtttgtgtgtgtgtcgcCAGGTGCAGCGCTCTCAGGATCGAGCTTTCCAGTCCACCGTGACAGTGGATGAGAAGAAATACAGATCTTCCCTCTGGTCAGTTCACACTCAGAAGTCCATCAGTGTGTGGATCAGCCTCCATTCTCTATGAAATTCAGTTTGGTTTGATCCTTCACGGTTCTGTTTTGTAATTGGTTCTTAATTTAGACAGTTCAGATCCATCTCTTCCTGCTTATTCCTGTTGAGGATgctgttacacacacacacacacacacacacccacccacacacacacacacacacactcatattcACTCCTAAAGGACTATTTAGAAccaccaattaacctataaatGTGCTGTTGGGCCCTGAGAGGaggtgcctggagaaaacccgaACATGCAAACCCCTCAGAGAGGATCCAGCCAGAGCTTTCTCACTGAGAGGTTGTAGTTTTGGAGAACTGATCAAACTTCTTTGATGAAAAGTCAAATGTctttaagaaaagaaagttaCGGTTTGAGAAGAAAACACCCCACGGTGTTAAACATCCCTCCAccgaaaaacaaaaacaagaaggaaCTGAAGAACTGACACCAATCAAGTTTAGGATTGTGagcatttgatgtatttttgttttacttcaagGCAGCATGAATTTGAGAATCTGTTGAACagatgttgcatttttctaatgaaaagaTTAATTCCGttttaaaatcctgtccacGTTTGTCATGgtagggatcacacatcaatgtaagggtcgggtcatctggaccccataagagagcacgagggttaataATGCGGACCGTccttctttagtagtttttcctttaattgaatTAATCTGGAAAACAAATGATCACATTTGATTGATTTCAGTGATTCAAAGAGCCCAGAGACACAATATCATCCATGAGTTTGaattaatttgatctttttgacaCTTAAGTACAATTTGCACAACAATTTGGAACGCATTGTATAGACGTAAAGATTAGCAATGGATAAAAGCATGTAATAAATGTGTTGTAGTGCTTCCAGTTGTCCTGACGGCGTCTGATCAAACGGAGAGCTCCACCTGCTCTGCATCCAGTCTGCTCAGGGTTTTATAACTCAAGAACTTCTGCTgtatttaaatagaaatgtcTGCTGGATGCTTAAAGTGAGGCAGTTCATGTTGATTATAACATTTCTGTGACATTAGATCTTTTGTAATATGTATATTGTGGAGACCTCCGCCCCAGACAATGGCTTCATGAAATGATAGAGCACATGTTTAGTTCTCTCGGTTCACTGAAACCAGGTGTTAGCTGAAGAGAAAGATGCAAAACACTCTGCAGAGACGAATGCAAAACAGGAAACTCTAGGGAGTGACACTTCCCTTGTCAAGCTAATGACTGGACGTGATGTGTGCACGACAGAGATGTGAAAGTGATGAAGGAACAGTTGAAGGTCCTGCTGCAAGAGCAGTGTCAGACCAGATTATGGTCATGCCAGCATCCTTTCAGctgcttatttcttttttggttgTGACTTTCCTCATCGTGACTTGTTTGTCTTGGTGTAGCTCTTCCCACTGGAGGGAGCTCTGTGTGATCTTatagtgttctttttttatttccagggaAAAGTCAAAGAAGTTTGCAGAACAAGCTGCCGCCATCGTCTGCCTGCGGTTTTTGGGGGTGCCAGAAGGTCGCATTGGTGAAAAAGACTCTGATCTCGTCTGCAAGAGGAAGAGGGAAAGCAAGACAAACGGCAGAACAGAAGAAGACAGGAGGAAGAAGCTGCATGTGGCAGATGTCCTACAAGAACTGGAAACTTCAGAGCAAAGGGGGATGAAGGCTGGAAGTGAGAAAATCAGCCGCAGCTCAGAAACGAGTGCAGACTGAAGCCTCTGAGTGAGGCTGACAGCATTTTTTCTTTCCCATCATTTCCTGCTGAACATTTCATCCAGACGCTGAGGCGGAATCCAACCTAAACTGGAGCGTTAGATGATGACTTTTGTTTTGGGGGTTTAACATGTTTTCAGTAAAACTAAGATCAGCTCGTCCACTTGAGCtcctgtttttgctttaattttcgTCAGTCTGGACTTTTTAATTTGTACTCAAGCTGCCTGCTCTTCTAAGTTGGAGATCTTAATAATATTTCCTCACACAAGTTCAATGATGCTCCAGACTGTTTTTTATATACATGTGTTGACTGGTCTCTTTTACTTTCCTCACGATTGTTTTCTTACTCAAAGTTGTTCCAAACAGTTTTGCTCTGTTTGACTGCAgaggcattttttgttttattgaaacacaGTAAAATTCAAAAAACATAAGAGGAGCCTGATCGCTGAAGGCTTCGCCACCATTCtaattttagaaattctaggaataaGCAGTCATTCTGCAGACTGAGAGCTGTGTGGAACATCTGGAACTTGttgcttcaaaatatgaatttaaaactgtatgttagtagaaaaaaaatgaaattgtactTTTAACAGACAGTCAGGACTCGGGATGCAGAATTTTGGATCTGCTGGAAAAGTTTTAGATAATTTTTGGCCTAGTCCAGGGATCtccaacctgcggctccggatccacatgtggttcttttatctctccatggtggcttcttggccaaatataaaataagtcggggagactgctgacccagccatgtcgaccgtctgagtcagcagctccctgctaaccaaagctatttaaagaaaacaaataaacaaagttcaCAAACGAAGACTACCatggtccaaccccaaactaaaataataaaacccagcagtgtaagactactgaggacaaagagggagaaaagtacaaaacaagaaaaccaattattaaaaaaaaatattaattaattagcattaatttaatttagattacttaaatgtataaattgatgtttgaggttcacatagatgataaaccttgtaggtttttacatccctgttaacctgaagacgtcttgtttgctcagtTCTACCTcaagaatgcacagattttatacgcaaagaaaaactttgtaaCAAAGTTTGATCTATTaagagttaaaagcacattatcttgtgctgcacaacattggttactagctctCTAGAGCTGCACTGAGGTGaccctgtttggcacagagcatattttattttgaaaatgcttttttgagcttttgtcacatgtataaaaaaattgGAGGGATGCtaggttatttttatatttttgcttttgtttgtgccaaaaatagaaacaattcatatttattattttaaaaaatagttaatgaatgcaaatcaaaatttcctaaacgctaaagtaaaactatgtgGCTCCTATGTTTTGATCAGAAGAAatcaagcccaaatggctctgtTACTTAAAGCTTGCTGATCCCTGGTCTAGTCCAATAATCAGACATGGAGTTTATTATCATTTAGatgaataatttaagaaaaagataattttgtgttttaattccATAATGTTTTGACTTCCTCCACCTTCTAATACCAACTGCTATAACCAATAAGGAGTATTTCTATGCTCCTGGTATGATAATATCACATAATTTCTTGAAGAAATCCAAAGTTCTGGAACAGATTCAGGCAGAAGGCTCTTCCAGTCTGTCATCGAGCTTTAAACAAGGCCTCATACACAAAATGCCAACTGACGTCATCATGGGGCGGACCAATGACTGCTTCAAGTGCAATGGAAATGTCATCCTGCTAGCTTTGAGGAAGCTGTACTGCTTCTCTgttaaatgattgaaaatgcGAATAAAAACGTAGTTCAAAAGACAGcctttgagaataaaaaaaaataacaataaaggctaaatgcatgaaaaacaattatattaaataaatacgaGTACACCCTTAACctcattaaaagttgtaaatttttcATTACATCGGTGTGTTCGAATTTACGAGGGCACGTGAAGGTAGCACAAGGATCAAGCTTGAGAAGAGTAAAACTCGCAGCAGCCGAGAAGAAACACAGCAATCAACAAGTTTTTACGCTCTTCGGTGAACTACTACGATGTGCGCAAACGTGTTTAGGAGGCGTTTAGTCGGTAGTCGGCAACTTTTGTCATAGATATGTCGAAGTGCCGCCTCGCGTCACTTAGAGGAGTTCTGCTTTTATTCGAATGGAAGTGAGTCCGACAGGTTAGTTTAAAGGCAGCTCGTTTTAGCGGTTCCCGCCGCCAGCGTTTCTTCACTCCAATGTCGGCGGTAAACTGCTTCGAGGAGCTGGACTTCAGGCTGATCTTTGAGGAAGACGGACGGCAGGCAGCAGGTACGTGTCGCTTTCAGCCGCGGGGACGAGGATACAAAGCTAAAAAGGAGCTAGCAAGCCCATCGCGGACAGTTGTCATGACTAATCTTCAGAATAAAGGTCATgcagatgcaaaaataaaagcatatcaCGCGTCAGACTCAGTGTAAAACACACCCACCGGCGAGTTTTACACTCATTGCTGCACTCAAATGacatggaaaagaaaaataataaacttttattaCTCTCCGCTAACGTGACCGAATtaatgttaaaacataaaaagatttcattgttttcatgtcaattaaaagcctaaaaaacacttAGAAACTTATTATATAGTCTTTTTGTTAGtcaattttaatgtttcattaatttttattcaaaagatacatttgtttaggttttgaaactatattaaaagaataaaaaacaaagttcagcacacacacaggcatacctcatttaatataaaagtttggagtttaaataaatagattttaaagaCTCGGAGACTAAAATTAATACCTGACTCAGTTGGAACTGGGTATTTATAGGTTTGAATATCAACCATTTCAAGGCATTTTCacataaactcaatttttacaGTCAAAAGGAAGAATAAAATTAcatctttattaaataaaattacagtgGAGGAAGTATTTGATCTTTTGCtgattttataaagaaatggaCAGTCTaatttgaacagtgagagaaagaaaatcatgaaataaattttaaagaattgctataaatgtatttacatttcaATGAAAGAAATGCATATTTTGATCCCTGAGTAACAGTTACGAGTTCTGGTTCACACAGACCAATCAGTCTCTCCTAATTCACCTTTCATCTGTATtgaagacacctgtttgaaTTAATCACCTGCAGATAAGACACTTCTCCACAGAATCTGTCCAAACTCTCCAACAATGGAAAGAGCATTCAGTGGATTTAACCCTTATGCTATCATAGGCATgtgtacattaaaagtggggtcaggacagtgcactgaactttttttttccaaagattttttttatctttactggtgtctgtggcagacataaaatcctgtccacctttgtcatgggagggatcacacatcaataagggtggtcatctggaccccataagacagcacgAGGGTTAAGAGAGAAGATTGTTGACCGAAATGGACTACAAAACCAGGAGACAACTGTTGGTGCAATTGGGCCAAAATGCAAGAACATGACCATCAATCCACTTATAGGTCTGTGGCTACAAACAAGATCATGAGAACAGTCAGAAATAGATCTAAAAAAGGGGTGTTCAAATCCCGGCCTCGAGCCCTCATGGCCCGACCTCTTGGTAGTTGTCCAGAAACCTTGCCTCATCCGATTACCAGGGACCGTATAAAACAAAGGACAAAGtgaggtgttgacgtcacccgtagaaaatgccttacctccagttCTTGCAAAATCGTGCCAAATCCATCACCAATGCTTCCTGATACGGGCGCCACCATTTTGGAGCCAGAGGACAGGGATTGGTCTGACCCCGGGCTCCCAAGGCAAGCTATAGCCCAGGTGCTACTTGGGAGCGatctagctacagcagatgtCTCCCTTTTGTTAcgggatggctgcagccacaggctctatTGCTGACCTCGCGAAACTCCAAACTCATGTAGTTTTACGCAATAAGCTGCATAACATTATTTAAGCTGTTAATAGCCCCAACTCCACAAAAAGTGCTGCATCTCAGTTCCAGCGTCCGGCGAAAACTTGAACCCCATAAAACAGATTGGATCCAGATCGCAAAGGTCAGACATGATCAAATGCAGTGGAGGTTCCTCtggcacttttaaagttacgtaaagactccgGCGGTCGCATCAAAGCTGTAACACTTGCGGTGGGAGCCACAATGGCaacatagttaggcagtagcatgaagggtcttgcctagggacccacactggattcagCTTATTGCACCCCCTGGAAAATAAACCCTGGTTTCAGTCCTGCATgtagccaactgagccatccagcctcTGTAAATGCAGCATTAGTTGATGATCTCAAAGCAGCTGGGACCACAGTCACCAAGAAAACCATTGGGAATGCTTTACAAAGTGCTCACAAACTCCCCCTGTCTAAGAAGGTACGTATGCAGACCTGACATGAAGTTTGCCAATGAAAACCTTCATGATTTAGAGGTATTGGGAGAAAGTGCTGTGGTCAGATTAGGCCAAAATTAAActctttggcatcaactcaacCCGTTGTGTATGGAGAAAGACAAATGCTGACTTTAACCCCAAGAACACCACCATCATGGTCAAGCACGGAGGTGGAAACATCTTGCTTTGAGGGTGTTTTTCAGCACAGGGCTACTTCACGGTGTGGATGGGAAGGTGGGAGGAGACATGTACCTAAGTGAGAACCTCTTTAAGCCAGGaggcttaaaatgtgtcatggATGGGTCTTCTAACAAGATAATGACCCAAAAAAATACAACCAAGGAATGTCTGAAGAAGAAGCATATCAAGATCATGGAGTCCAGCCAATCTCTGAACCTAATTCCTATAGAAAACCTATGGAGGGAGCTGAAGTTCAGGGTTGCCAAGCAACAGCCACCACATTTGAATGATATAGAAGTCATTTTCACAGAAGAGTGGAACAAAATTCCTCCTGATATGTGCAGAAACCTGATCATCAACTACAAGAAATGTCTGACCTCTGTGCTAAGAAGGGTTTTTCTGTATAGTACTTAGTTTTTCGGGGGAAATTATCAAATACTCATTTACTTGAATTACTGTAAATGCAAATCAATttatctaaattattttaaagtgaatatCTTAATTTTTATCTCACTGTTCGAATGAACTTGCCATTAAGATAAATCTCTCTATTTCTTTTTAGGTGggcaaacctacaaaatcagcaagagatcaaatacttatttcttcCACTGCATGTACAGCAAAactaaaaagtgaaacagtCACGGCTTCTGCAGCTTGTCCGACTAAAAGATGTGAGGTTTGATATGATCATAATAGAGATCATAACAACTGTAAGACATATTGTAAACAAAGTAGCCAGGAAAATGCATTTGTATTCTGGTTCAGGAAAGAATTATTTAGTTCCCACAATAAAACAAGAATCTGTCCTTTAGGGCAGTTACAACTACGTCTTTAAGAAGCTCTTCTATCCTCTACTTGTTACCTTTAttaatgtcacctgtttgaaaTGGCTAtctgtataaaagacacctgtccacactcTGAGGgccggctgtggtgcagaggtagggcGATCAACCTCTAATCAGAAGATTGTAGGTTCGGTTCCCACCCTGCTCGTCTGTCGAAGTGtgcttgggcaagacactgaaccccatatCACTCCTGGTCGGTATAGGCTGGTGCCAGTGTTAAGCAATGGAGCCGCCACCAGTGCgagattgtgtttgtttatgggtgaatgggactgtgactgtaaagcactttgggccttccaAGAAGGTAGTAGAGCGCTgtataagtatacaccatttacaaTTTAAACAGTCACACTGCAACCTCTCCATCATAACCAAGACCAaggagctgtcaaaggacacccgGGTGAAAATGATGGACCTGAACAAGATGGGATGAACCAATATACAATAAACAAGTAGCTTGAAGAGATGAACTGATGGAACAAGAAATGTATCATTACTGACAATGTTCTTCCACCTTGAACTCCAtgaaagatctcacctggtggaaCAGTGAGGAAAGAGCTCATAACTACACTGGGgaactggtcaatgacctgagaAGAACTGGCACCACATGTTACTATAGTAACACACAACATTGTCACAAATTCAAATCCTACACTTCTTCAAAGATCCCACTGCTTAACTATGGCAGAACATGTCCAGACCCGTCCAATGTTCTCCAAAGACCATCTGAATGATGCAGAGGGTAATTAAGAGAAGatcatgtggtcagatgagaccaaagtGAACTCTTTGGTTTAAACACCATTCAGTGTATTTGGAGGAGGAAGAACACCATCCCCACTGTGAAGCATGTAGGTGGTAACATCCATcttttgggctgtttttttgcaaaagaacCAGGACGACTGATATGTATTAAGGAAAGGATGAATGGATCTATGAAGGGAGAGGTCTCGGTCAAAAACCTCATCTGTGAGGACACTTAAGATGAAACATGTCTGGATTTTCAAGCACCACACTGATCTCAAACAAATCACCCTGAAAACGAAGGAGAATCCATgtaaaaagcatttcaaggttctCCAGTGTTCTAGCcagtctctggacctcaatccAACATAGAATCTGTACTAAAAATTGAAAGTCAGTGTTTTTCAGCAACATCCCTAAACCTCACAGATCTATAGGAGATCTGCATGAAATAATAGACCAAATAGCAGCTACTGTGTGTTCAAACCTGGTGAAAACCTACAGGACAACTTTGACATCGGTCACTGATGCCAGGGTTTTGTTACAATGTTTGAAGTGAACTTAGTTATtgactaaatacttattttctgctccagtagaaaaatgaattctttaaatattgtaGATTGTGACTTcctcttttaacattttgtctctcacagttgaggTATATTTATCATGAACACTGCAGACCTCTCTCAGGTGACTGACAAATACGTTATTGTCCTGTCGTAGATAACAAAAgctatatttgcattttttcacaCCTGGTAAAATAAAACGACTATTCAAGGAAACAGACTCAAATGTGGTGCTGtaataattatatttgtttttatttcttcaaatttctTAGGAATACAGAATTCAAAGATGATTGAAATAGATTGCTACCGTTCACAGCTATTAACTACAAAATATTACTAGAACTGCATTCTGGTTCTAATTAGTACTTATTTGGCTTTGGTATATCTACTATTTgaattttaagttgtttttgatGTGCATTGTGTGATTTATTAGggatgtaagaaaatattgatttcagtgaaatatcgcaatattttgtttggcgagAATTGTATCAATCTAAAATAC includes these proteins:
- the dus2 gene encoding tRNA-dihydrouridine(20) synthase [NAD(P)+]-like isoform X2 is translated as MFRTCRKEKDRVVFQMGTADPDRALAVARLVEKDVAAIDVNMGCPKEYSTKGGMGAALLSNPDKIEAILRKLVSGVSVPVTCKIRILPTLEETVALAQRIEKVGVAAIAVHGRFKDERPRHPVHCDYIQAVAQAVSIPVIANGGSLDLVKTYEDIEEFRRATGAASVMLARAAMWNASVFSSQGLLPVERVMEEYLKYAIRYDNHAFNTKYCLCQMLRDKVESPLGKQVQAAQTNAEISEALGLQEFYRQTEEKLQTRREAVQSSSPPSSPVVDGDVVTMAVKFERREYPPQITPKMVLLEWSRKQRMEQPLYETVQRSQDRAFQSTVTVDEKKYRSSLWEKSKKFAEQAAAIVCLRFLGVPEGRIGEKDSDLVCKRKRESKTNGRTEEDRRKKLHVADVLQELETSEQRGMKAGSEKISRSSETSAD